One window of the Eucalyptus grandis isolate ANBG69807.140 chromosome 8, ASM1654582v1, whole genome shotgun sequence genome contains the following:
- the LOC104416951 gene encoding L-type lectin-domain containing receptor kinase IX.1: MARKLSTNERPMKNKWKVTLFFCHLLLFLSFFVPLRSSYSLSFNISRFDGKVTNMVYEGDARPNGGTGTVDFTSATYYCHVGRAFYTQKLRLWDSATRRLTDFSTRFSFTIDTWNRSLEYGAGLAFFLAPVGFQIPVNSVGGFLGLFNTTYSDSSLNRIVAVEFDPCANSDWDPPYEHVGININSIASVVTTPWNASFHSADSADAWIVYNSTTKNLSVSWSYQTTSNPNESTSISYQIDLTTVLPEEVMIGFSAATGYYMERHQLESWSFSSNLEFEEQHRNAKRTKLVVGVAVPPGVLLCGIVVISAILRRRKRRSEGSETANLMSINGELERGAGPRRFTYADLVSATNNFDEERKLGQGGFGAVYKGYLVGLDAAVAVKRISRGSKQGKKEFITEVKVISSLRHRNLVQLIGWCHEANEFMLVYELMPNGSLDRHLFGKKRILGWAARLKISVGLASAILYLHEEWEQCVVHRDIKSSNVMLDSGFNVKLGDFGLARLMDHELGPQTTGLAGTFGYLAPEYVSTGRASKESDVYSFGVVAIEIATGRRAVDPMEQSSHVSLVGWVWDLYGRGQVIEAMDDKLQVDFDQNQVERLLVVGLWCAHPDRSLRPTVRQVIQVLNFEAAVPVLPNKLPVAVYNTPLPPSVCSGEPFITNSIEEGR; the protein is encoded by the coding sequence GccatttgcttctcttcttgTCCTTCTTCGTGCCGCTTCGATCGAgctattctctttccttcaacATTTCTCGGTTCGACGGCAAGGTCACAAATATGGTCTATGAAGGTGACGCGAGGCCGAATGGCGGGACCGGGACCGTCGACTTCACTAGTGCTACTTACTACTGCCATGTTGGCCGGGCATTTTACACACAGAAGCTGCGGCTCTGGGACTCCGCCACCAGGAGACTCACCGACTTCTCCACTCGCTTCTCCTTCACCATCGACACGTGGAACCGGTCGTTGGAGTATGGGGCCGGCTTGGCCTTCTTCCTTGCCCCGGTCGGGTTCCAAATCCCAGTCAATTCAGTCGGTGGCTTCTTAGGCCTGTTCAACACCACATACAGTGACTCGTCTTTGAACCGAATTGTCGCGGTCGAGTTTGACCCCTGCGCCAATTCCGATTGGGATCCTCCATATGAGCACGTTGGGATCAACATAAACTCGATCGCCTCGGTCGTGACCACCCCTTGGAACGCCAGCTTCCACAGCGCCGACAGCGCTGATGCATGGATTGTGTACAACTCCACGACCAAGAACTTGAGCGTTTCTTGGAGCTACCAGACCACGTCAAACCCAAACGAGAGCACAAGTATTTCGTATCAGATTGATCTCACCACTGTCTTGCCCGAGGAGGTGATGATCGGTTTCTCAGCCGCGACTGGCTATTACATGGAACGTCACCAACTTGAGTCTTGGTCCTTCAGTTCAAATCTCGAATTCGAGGAACAGCATAGAAATGCAAAAAGGACCAAGTTGGTTGTCGGTGTAGCAGTTCCTCCTGGGGTCCTACTCTGCGGCATCGTGGTGATATCGGCAATCCtcaggaggaggaagaggaggagcgAGGGATCGGAGACGGCAAACTTGATGTCCATAAACGGCGAGCTTGAGAGAGGCGCCGGGCCACGGAGATTTACGTATGCGGACCTCGTTTCTGCTACCAACAACTTTGACGAGGAGAGGAAGCTGGGCCAGGGCGGGTTCGGGGCGGTCTACAAGGGATATCTGGTTGGGCTGGATGCGGCAGTCGCGGTGAAGCGGATATCGAGAGGTTCAAAACAAGGGAAGAAGGAATTCATCACAGAGGTGAAGGTGATCAGCAGCTTGAGGCACAGAAATTTGGTGCAGCTTATAGGTTGGTGCCACGAGGCGAACGAGTTCATGCTCGTCTATGAGCTCATGCCGAACGGTAGCCTCGATAGGCACCTCTTCGGCAAGAAGCGCATTCTAGGTTGGGCTGCCCGGCTCAAGATTTCGGTTGGGCTCGCCTCCGCGATCCTCTATCTCCATGAGGAGTGGGAGCAGTGCGTGGTGCACCGGGACATCAAGTCGAGCAACGTGATGCTAGACTCGGGGTTCAACGTCAAGCTCGGAGACTTTGGGCTGGCCCGCCTCATGGACCACGAGCTCGGGCCACAGACTACTGGGCTGGCTGGCACATTCGGGTACTTGGCTCCGGAGTACGTGAGCACAGGGCGGGCAAGCAAGGAGTCTGATGTGTACAGCTTCGGGGTGGTCGCCATCGAGATTGCTACGGGACGGAGAGCCGTTGATCCGATGGAGCAATCCTCGCATGTGAGTTTGGTGGGGTGGGTGTGGGACCTTTACGGGAGAGGTCAGGTTATTGAGGCCATGGATGATAAACTCCAAGTGGATTTCGACCAAAATCAAGTGGAGCGCTTGTTGGTTGTGGGCTTGTGGTGTGCTCATCCCGACCGGAGCCTGAGGCCCACCGTAAGGCAGGTGATTCAAGTCCTCAATTTCGAGGCTGCGGTCCCGGTTCTTCCTAATAAGTTGCCGGTCGCAGTGTACAACACGCCGTTGCCACCGTCCGTTTGTTCCGGCGAGCCTTTCATCACTAATAGCATCGAAGAGGGTCGTTGA